Proteins encoded in a region of the Zunongwangia endophytica genome:
- a CDS encoding JAB domain-containing protein — MSEIKLLDHLIINSEGIYLSFADEGTL; from the coding sequence ATTTCAGAGATTAAGCTCCTTGATCATTTGATTATAAACAGTGAAGGAATCTATCTGAGTTTTGCCGATGAAGGAACACTTTAA
- a CDS encoding two-component regulator propeller domain-containing protein — MKESNLDIAFLSRNLIYITFFLLFPLVGLGQVGKLFSTDAELSNSLINQIYQDDKGYIWIATEDGLARYDGAKFSIFKQKRKDSTSILNNYVKSIFQDSHDVLYFGFFNGLQYFDHATEKFHKIPLLIEDSSAYPAHVTTMLERKNGEILIGTSGQGILKLTQENNKPVARKLPEMVRTSFVEKIFEDRNENLWVLSQDKGLFKISKKDKINEYFYKNDYETHISSIAQDQSGNLYVGSLSAGLFRYSREKDNFSLIEDSENLPVKTLLVNKANEILVGTDGRGLKIYDPIKQEMSVNDFSIANFDFKKTKVHSIMQDRANNIWLGIYQKGVLLIPDKTNNFKYIGYQSVKNNIIGNNSVVSIFKDNQDILWVGTDGDGLYGITREKKQNFHLGHHGIQKSASIMSIFQDSENQLWIGTYLNGLAKINKKDKNLQYIEPFKDEQNNTVERIYSITEDTKKNLWIGTLGYGLYSYNIETETAVRHNIIEGNNEKDRLHNKWINCLLLSKSNKLYIGTYDGLSVLDLEKNSFFDKDGKNHILSNKIVYSLYEDDTNNLWIGTSEGLFYKPNNDSILPNYTIKQGLPSNVISAIEQDSQNNLWISTNNGISKFEPAAKEFTNYYFRDGLQGNEFNKNASYSEANGHLYFGSNNGVTFFDPSEITSKGSNLDLRITGFYIQDEPVKKGMKSGSHSIIEKAIIDADTIELAHNDNDFSIEFSSFAFKNQQWITYSYSLNSENWIKLRPGINAVTFNNLEPGIYNFKVRGKEYGEYSNEQRLNIIIYPPWYFSNWAKLAYLLLLIVISYVIVQEVLRRRKIKNELQEHLRAEQINESKLQFLTNISHDIKTPISLIINPLKKLIKTDPEEDRQQLYRVMERNSERILHLLNQLINARKIDQGKIELKFQKIEIISFVKSITILFEDQLKSKGIKFEINHPNSAIEAFIDPNHFDKIIQNLISNAIKFISKNGTIEVKIGTQENKNQFYIIVKDNGVGIKESELHNIFNRFYQISNDVSRQFEGTGIGLHLTKSIAELHHGTVKAENNRNQQGCTFIVSAPLGKSHLKESEITGENYATTFTSNEYRIIDTIDDQEDITNTSEKNKPTVLIVDDDSEIRNYIAIELKSHYNIIKKENGKLAVPEVISQAPDLIISDVVMPEMDGILFTRKIKKNIHTNHIPIILLTGKTDKETNLEGLEIGADAYINKPFNIEILKKTVKNLIKNRNILKNTYSGNQLNEEKIKHIDLKSGDESLVEKFMDVVNANISNSELNVEMVASELGISRVHLYRKLKQLTNQSAGELITNIRLKEAANLLISKNINIAEIAYAVGFSSTSKFSTKFKDLYGMSPTSYRKEHNNI; from the coding sequence ATGAAAGAATCGAATTTAGATATAGCCTTTTTGAGTAGAAATCTTATATATATTACTTTTTTTCTATTATTCCCTTTGGTTGGTTTGGGCCAAGTAGGAAAACTATTTTCTACAGATGCAGAACTTTCCAACAGCTTAATAAATCAAATTTATCAGGATGACAAAGGTTATATCTGGATCGCTACCGAAGATGGTTTGGCCAGATATGATGGCGCAAAATTTTCAATTTTCAAACAAAAGCGAAAAGATTCTACTTCAATTTTAAATAATTATGTGAAGTCTATATTTCAAGATAGTCACGATGTTCTATATTTCGGATTTTTTAACGGTTTACAATATTTTGATCACGCTACAGAAAAATTCCATAAAATCCCACTCTTAATAGAAGACAGTTCTGCTTATCCAGCTCACGTTACTACTATGCTTGAAAGAAAAAACGGAGAAATTTTGATAGGTACATCTGGCCAGGGCATTTTAAAATTAACTCAAGAGAATAACAAACCAGTAGCACGAAAATTACCAGAAATGGTCCGCACTTCGTTTGTTGAAAAAATTTTTGAAGATAGAAATGAAAATCTATGGGTTCTTAGCCAAGATAAAGGACTATTTAAAATAAGTAAAAAGGATAAAATCAATGAGTATTTTTATAAAAATGATTATGAAACTCATATTTCCAGTATTGCCCAAGATCAGAGTGGTAATTTATATGTGGGAAGCTTAAGTGCCGGCTTGTTTAGATATAGCCGTGAAAAAGATAATTTTAGCTTGATAGAAGACTCTGAAAACCTACCGGTAAAAACACTCTTAGTAAATAAAGCTAATGAAATTTTAGTAGGCACAGACGGGAGAGGTCTAAAGATTTATGACCCTATAAAGCAAGAAATGAGTGTTAACGATTTTAGTATTGCTAATTTCGATTTTAAGAAAACTAAAGTACACTCTATAATGCAGGACAGAGCAAATAATATCTGGCTCGGCATTTATCAAAAAGGAGTTTTACTAATCCCAGACAAAACCAATAATTTTAAGTACATAGGCTACCAATCTGTGAAAAATAATATAATAGGTAATAACAGTGTAGTATCTATATTTAAAGACAACCAAGATATTTTGTGGGTAGGTACTGATGGCGATGGGTTATATGGTATCACTAGAGAAAAAAAACAAAATTTTCATCTTGGGCACCATGGCATACAGAAATCGGCCAGTATTATGAGTATTTTTCAGGATTCAGAGAATCAATTATGGATTGGTACATATCTTAACGGTCTGGCAAAAATAAATAAGAAAGACAAGAACTTACAATATATTGAGCCTTTTAAAGACGAACAGAATAATACTGTAGAACGTATCTATAGTATTACTGAAGACACAAAAAAGAATCTCTGGATTGGAACTTTGGGATACGGACTCTATTCTTACAATATTGAAACAGAAACAGCCGTACGTCACAATATAATTGAGGGAAATAACGAAAAGGATCGTTTACACAATAAGTGGATAAATTGTTTACTCCTATCCAAATCAAATAAACTTTACATAGGTACCTATGACGGTCTTTCCGTGTTGGATTTAGAAAAAAATAGCTTTTTTGATAAAGATGGAAAAAATCATATTTTATCTAATAAGATTGTTTACAGCCTTTATGAAGATGATACTAATAATTTATGGATTGGAACCTCGGAAGGTCTATTTTACAAACCAAATAATGATAGTATTCTCCCAAATTATACTATCAAGCAAGGGCTGCCAAGTAATGTTATAAGCGCAATAGAGCAAGACAGCCAAAATAATCTATGGATAAGTACTAATAATGGTATTTCGAAATTTGAACCTGCAGCTAAAGAGTTTACAAATTATTACTTCCGTGATGGGCTTCAGGGAAACGAATTCAATAAAAACGCTTCATATTCTGAAGCCAATGGCCATTTATATTTTGGAAGCAACAACGGTGTCACTTTTTTTGATCCCTCTGAAATAACTTCAAAAGGGAGTAACTTAGATTTAAGAATTACAGGATTTTATATTCAAGATGAACCGGTAAAAAAGGGAATGAAATCTGGTTCTCATTCTATTATAGAAAAAGCTATTATTGATGCTGATACTATTGAACTTGCCCATAACGATAACGATTTCAGCATTGAATTCTCATCGTTTGCATTCAAAAATCAGCAATGGATTACATATTCTTATTCTCTTAATTCAGAAAACTGGATTAAATTAAGGCCAGGTATAAATGCTGTTACCTTTAATAATCTTGAACCTGGAATTTATAATTTTAAAGTAAGGGGCAAAGAGTACGGAGAATATTCTAACGAGCAGAGACTTAACATAATTATTTATCCGCCATGGTATTTTTCCAATTGGGCAAAATTGGCTTATTTATTATTACTAATCGTAATTTCCTATGTGATTGTGCAGGAAGTTCTTCGACGTCGAAAAATAAAAAATGAACTACAAGAGCACTTGAGAGCAGAACAAATAAACGAGTCTAAACTTCAATTCCTAACTAATATTTCCCACGATATTAAGACGCCAATATCACTGATTATAAATCCCTTAAAAAAACTTATAAAAACCGATCCTGAAGAAGACAGACAGCAACTCTATAGAGTGATGGAACGAAATTCTGAAAGAATCTTGCATCTTTTAAACCAATTAATTAATGCTCGGAAAATTGACCAGGGAAAAATTGAATTAAAGTTTCAAAAGATTGAAATAATAAGTTTTGTAAAGTCTATCACCATACTTTTTGAAGACCAATTAAAAAGTAAAGGAATTAAATTCGAAATTAATCATCCAAATTCAGCAATAGAAGCCTTTATCGATCCAAATCATTTTGATAAGATAATTCAAAATTTAATTTCCAACGCCATAAAATTTATTTCAAAAAATGGAACTATTGAAGTGAAAATAGGCACTCAGGAAAATAAAAACCAATTTTATATTATCGTTAAAGATAATGGAGTGGGAATTAAAGAAAGTGAACTACACAATATTTTTAACCGTTTTTACCAAATCTCTAATGATGTAAGTCGGCAATTTGAAGGTACTGGTATTGGCTTACACTTAACCAAGTCTATAGCCGAACTGCACCACGGCACTGTTAAGGCGGAGAACAATAGGAATCAGCAGGGTTGTACGTTTATCGTTAGTGCACCTTTGGGGAAAAGCCACTTAAAGGAAAGTGAGATTACTGGAGAAAATTATGCTACTACCTTTACTAGCAATGAATATCGCATTATAGATACTATTGATGATCAAGAGGACATAACAAATACTTCTGAAAAAAATAAACCCACCGTCCTAATCGTGGATGATGATAGTGAAATAAGAAATTATATCGCTATTGAATTAAAAAGCCATTACAACATCATAAAGAAAGAAAACGGAAAATTAGCTGTTCCTGAAGTGATTTCACAGGCTCCCGATTTAATAATTAGTGACGTCGTAATGCCTGAAATGGACGGCATACTATTTACCAGAAAAATCAAGAAAAATATTCATACAAACCATATTCCTATTATCCTTTTAACCGGTAAAACCGATAAAGAAACTAACCTTGAAGGCTTAGAAATTGGAGCTGATGCTTATATCAACAAACCTTTTAATATAGAAATTTTAAAAAAGACTGTAAAAAACCTTATTAAAAACAGGAATATTTTAAAGAACACTTATTCTGGAAATCAACTGAATGAAGAAAAAATTAAACATATAGATTTAAAATCTGGTGATGAAAGTTTGGTTGAAAAATTTATGGATGTTGTAAATGCTAACATTAGTAATTCAGAATTAAACGTAGAAATGGTTGCTTCAGAATTAGGTATAAGCAGAGTTCATCTTTATCGGAAATTAAAACAGCTCACCAACCAATCTGCCGGAGAATTAATTACCAATATAAGGTTGAAAGAAGCTGCTAATTTACTGATTTCCAAAAATATTAATATAGCTGAAATAGCGTATGCCGTAGGTTTTTCCAGCACATCAAAATTTTCTACTAAGTTTAAAGACTTGTATGGAATGTCCCCCACAAGCTACCGAAAAGAGCATAATAATATTTAA
- a CDS encoding glycosyl hydrolase family 8 gives MNKKIYLSLVFIIGLMLLTENIIAQDCDEKVQDSRGEMVPWTKGASETGEYRNLFLEAGYSQADIDVKLEKAYYDVFEGPNRVYFEVEDSLAYVSDLKNKDARTEGLSYGLMVAVQLNKKEVFDKLWRWTVKYMQHQKGPNEAYFAWSVDPKTGIKNSGGSASDGELFFITSLLFASNLWGNETGIDYYGEARRILDAMWSKDGTGGVRNILNEEHKQITFVPHNGGYDWTDPSYHVPAFFEIWAEYAKDGHEEFYQTTADTARAFLHRTTHPETGLNPDYAEFSGAPHSRGKMGDAFRYDSWRVPFNIAMDYSWFAKDREWQQQYAHRFQNFLYCEGIENYVDQYNIDGSTPDWILPAGDFQKLRHSLGLVSTAATTSLMTTHPKGWKFLDEIWDAKLEPYEDGYFDPYFDGLLHLFSLMQLGGKYRIITPQVN, from the coding sequence ATGAATAAAAAAATTTATTTATCGCTGGTATTTATCATCGGCTTGATGTTATTAACAGAAAATATCATCGCGCAAGATTGTGATGAGAAAGTACAGGATTCGCGTGGTGAAATGGTGCCTTGGACTAAAGGTGCTTCGGAAACCGGAGAGTATAGAAACCTATTTTTAGAAGCTGGTTATTCTCAAGCGGATATTGATGTAAAACTAGAAAAGGCCTATTATGATGTTTTTGAAGGTCCAAATAGAGTATATTTTGAAGTAGAGGATTCTTTGGCTTACGTTTCTGATCTTAAAAATAAAGATGCTCGTACCGAAGGACTGTCTTACGGGTTAATGGTGGCAGTTCAGTTAAATAAGAAAGAAGTTTTTGACAAATTATGGCGCTGGACGGTTAAATACATGCAGCACCAGAAAGGACCCAATGAAGCTTATTTTGCATGGAGCGTAGACCCTAAAACGGGAATTAAAAATTCGGGAGGATCAGCTTCAGATGGAGAATTATTTTTTATTACTTCATTACTTTTCGCTTCGAATCTTTGGGGGAATGAAACGGGAATAGATTATTACGGTGAAGCCAGAAGGATTCTGGATGCGATGTGGAGCAAAGATGGTACTGGAGGTGTTAGGAATATACTAAATGAGGAACATAAACAAATAACTTTTGTCCCTCATAATGGCGGATATGACTGGACAGACCCTTCTTATCATGTTCCTGCCTTCTTTGAAATTTGGGCAGAATATGCCAAAGACGGCCACGAAGAATTTTACCAGACAACTGCCGATACCGCAAGGGCTTTTCTACACCGTACTACACACCCCGAAACAGGTTTAAATCCAGATTACGCCGAATTTAGTGGGGCACCTCATAGTCGTGGAAAAATGGGGGACGCATTTAGGTACGATTCCTGGCGGGTTCCTTTTAATATCGCTATGGATTATAGTTGGTTTGCTAAAGACAGGGAATGGCAGCAACAATATGCGCACCGATTCCAAAACTTTTTGTACTGTGAGGGTATAGAAAATTACGTAGATCAATATAATATAGATGGCTCTACTCCAGATTGGATACTTCCAGCGGGAGACTTTCAGAAGTTAAGACATTCGCTTGGTCTTGTTTCTACTGCTGCTACAACTTCCCTAATGACTACCCATCCTAAGGGGTGGAAATTTTTAGACGAAATCTGGGATGCAAAACTAGAACCTTATGAAGATGGCTATTTTGACCCTTATTTTGATGGGCTGCTTCACCTATTTAGCCTCATGCAATTAGGTGGTAAATATCGGATTATTACTCCGCAAGTAAACTAA
- a CDS encoding family 43 glycosylhydrolase, giving the protein MDQFTADPTARVFNGKVYVFPSHDIVQPDGEGRAEWFNMADYHVFSSENLTDWTDHGKILDQKDVPWADSKAYSMWAPDAISKNGKFYLYFPTRLKEAGDGEKGFSIGVAVANRPEGPYKPQPNHIEGVEGIDPNVFIDKDGQAYLYWSRGKIYGAKLKDNMLELDSKAKTFNEIPQKGHIEGPFVFERNSTYYMTYPHVANNTERLEYSIADNPMGPFTHQGVIMDESASGTWTNHHSVVNYDDQWYLFYHDNDLSPDFDKNRSIRADSLFFVENGNIKKVIPTKRGVGITSSTSEIQIDRYSEKGNYGAEAVFLDRLDPFQGWKVVLNKPDAWIRYNRIDFGSKKSKNVKIRARSLTGGTVALKLTGENAKKLAEINIQKGGNWDVFSVPIKFDITAVQDLIVQLQSGEGVEVDWIQFDK; this is encoded by the coding sequence ATGGATCAGTTTACTGCAGATCCTACAGCAAGAGTATTTAACGGGAAAGTATATGTATTTCCTTCCCATGATATTGTGCAGCCGGATGGCGAAGGCCGTGCAGAATGGTTTAATATGGCTGACTACCACGTTTTTTCTTCGGAAAACCTAACGGATTGGACAGACCACGGAAAAATTCTGGATCAAAAAGATGTTCCCTGGGCAGATTCTAAGGCTTACAGTATGTGGGCACCTGATGCAATATCCAAAAACGGCAAATTTTATTTGTATTTTCCTACCAGACTCAAAGAAGCCGGAGACGGAGAAAAAGGCTTCTCCATTGGGGTGGCAGTTGCTAATAGGCCTGAAGGTCCCTATAAGCCGCAGCCAAACCATATTGAAGGCGTGGAAGGCATAGATCCCAATGTTTTTATCGATAAAGACGGACAGGCTTACTTGTATTGGTCACGCGGAAAAATCTATGGCGCAAAACTGAAGGATAATATGTTGGAATTAGATTCTAAAGCAAAAACTTTCAATGAGATTCCTCAAAAAGGGCATATTGAAGGACCTTTTGTGTTTGAGAGAAATAGCACTTACTATATGACTTATCCGCACGTTGCCAATAATACTGAAAGACTGGAATATAGCATAGCCGATAATCCGATGGGACCTTTTACCCATCAGGGTGTGATTATGGATGAATCGGCTTCGGGTACCTGGACCAACCACCATTCCGTCGTAAATTATGACGATCAGTGGTACTTATTTTATCACGATAATGATCTTTCTCCCGATTTTGATAAAAATCGTTCTATTCGCGCTGATAGTTTGTTTTTTGTAGAGAATGGAAACATTAAAAAAGTGATTCCAACTAAACGCGGAGTGGGAATTACCTCCAGCACTTCTGAAATTCAAATAGACCGATATAGCGAAAAAGGCAATTATGGAGCTGAAGCCGTTTTCTTAGACCGGCTTGATCCTTTTCAGGGTTGGAAAGTAGTATTGAATAAACCTGATGCCTGGATCAGATATAATCGTATTGATTTTGGCTCCAAAAAATCAAAAAATGTTAAAATTAGGGCAAGATCATTAACCGGCGGTACTGTAGCGCTGAAACTGACAGGTGAGAATGCTAAGAAACTTGCTGAAATAAATATCCAAAAAGGGGGAAATTGGGATGTTTTTTCAGTTCCGATAAAATTCGATATAACCGCCGTTCAGGATTTAATAGTGCAACTGCAAAGTGGAGAAGGGGTTGAAGTCGACTGGATTCAATTTGATAAATAG
- a CDS encoding glucuronyl esterase domain-containing protein produces MKRLFIIAFFFGFISQSMGQFSQQERDSIYRLSVKDHQLMLQKLQIEFLRPGPSGNPNDPNAANADESKVKDYSLPELLISKGGSKVTSVSAWEKRKQEIKEYFNAEVYGHIPENIPAVNWKVISQKDSVIGKYEVQINKLLGVVDNSAYPEIDVEIQMTLTLPKNTEKKIPLVLKFDWNFPAGFNPNADQENPWQQQLLAQNWGYASLIPTSYQADNGAGLREGIIGLVNKGEPRKLDDWGTLRAWAWGASRAMDYFEKHPEINAKHVAIEGLSRYGKAAMVAMAYEDRFAVGFIGSAGAGGTKILRRNFGEQLENLISSSQYHWFTPNFIKYGGPLKTKDLAVDAHHLIALAAPRPIFISSGDPKVEGNWIDARGMFLAGVHASPAYEIYEEKGLSKTEFPEVGEFLSEGKIVFRIHKGGHTEVPNWPFFIEFAKFYFK; encoded by the coding sequence ATGAAACGATTATTTATCATTGCATTTTTCTTTGGTTTCATCAGTCAATCGATGGGACAGTTTTCTCAGCAGGAGCGGGACAGTATTTATCGCCTAAGCGTGAAGGATCATCAATTAATGCTTCAGAAACTACAAATAGAGTTCCTAAGGCCGGGACCGTCCGGAAATCCGAACGATCCTAATGCTGCGAATGCAGATGAATCCAAAGTAAAAGATTACAGTTTGCCAGAACTCTTGATTTCTAAAGGTGGATCAAAAGTCACTTCAGTTTCTGCATGGGAAAAACGCAAACAGGAAATTAAAGAATATTTTAATGCTGAGGTTTATGGACACATCCCTGAAAATATTCCCGCTGTAAATTGGAAGGTTATTTCTCAAAAAGATTCAGTTATTGGCAAATATGAGGTTCAGATTAATAAACTTTTGGGAGTAGTAGATAATTCTGCTTATCCAGAGATCGATGTGGAGATCCAGATGACTTTAACCCTTCCAAAAAATACAGAAAAAAAAATACCCTTAGTTTTAAAATTCGATTGGAATTTTCCAGCAGGCTTCAACCCAAATGCTGACCAAGAAAATCCCTGGCAGCAACAATTGCTAGCTCAAAATTGGGGTTATGCCAGTTTAATTCCTACAAGTTATCAAGCAGACAATGGTGCAGGACTAAGGGAAGGTATTATTGGTCTTGTAAATAAAGGAGAACCACGAAAATTGGATGACTGGGGAACTTTAAGAGCTTGGGCCTGGGGTGCTAGCCGTGCTATGGATTATTTTGAAAAGCATCCAGAAATTAATGCAAAGCATGTCGCTATAGAAGGACTTTCTCGTTATGGAAAGGCCGCAATGGTCGCTATGGCGTATGAAGATCGATTTGCAGTTGGATTTATAGGATCTGCTGGGGCGGGTGGAACAAAAATCCTTCGACGTAATTTTGGAGAACAATTAGAGAATCTGATCTCCAGTTCCCAATATCATTGGTTTACTCCTAATTTTATAAAATACGGTGGCCCTTTAAAAACAAAAGATCTTGCTGTAGATGCCCATCATCTAATTGCACTTGCAGCGCCGCGTCCGATTTTTATAAGTAGCGGAGATCCTAAAGTTGAAGGAAACTGGATTGATGCCAGGGGAATGTTCTTAGCCGGCGTTCACGCGAGTCCGGCTTACGAAATTTATGAAGAAAAAGGACTGTCAAAAACCGAATTTCCTGAAGTAGGAGAATTTTTATCTGAAGGCAAAATTGTTTTCAGAATTCATAAAGGCGGTCATACCGAAGTACCTAACTGGCCTTTTTTTATAGAATTTGCCAAATTCTATTTCAAATAA
- a CDS encoding endo-1,4-beta-xylanase, translating into MSIFILILSVFFTFYSCNSHKNAVDNSGKYKLSLKNAFKDNFYIGTALNAWQITGRQPEELKVATQNFNSIVAENIMKSAQIQPKEGKFNFELADKFVKLGEENDMHIHGHTLIWHSQAPDWFFTGKDGNTVSEEVLIQRIRDHIHTVVGRYKGRVHSWDVVNEAIEDDGSYRDSKFYQILGEDFIKLAFEFAHEADPEAKLYYNDYSMAVPEKRRGVVRMVERLKNDNVQIDGIGMQGHIGLKHPDIMEFEKSLEAYGNLVKVMITELDLSVLPSPWGDAGAEISDNYEYDDKMNPFPDELPAYVEKQFTKRYVEFFELFLKHHDKIERVTLWGVNDGNSWKNNWPVRGRIDYPLLFDRKNQAKPVVNELITLAEVK; encoded by the coding sequence ATGTCTATTTTTATATTAATTTTAAGTGTGTTTTTTACATTTTACAGCTGTAATTCTCATAAAAATGCAGTTGATAATAGTGGTAAGTACAAATTGAGCCTAAAAAATGCCTTTAAGGATAATTTTTATATTGGAACAGCGCTTAATGCATGGCAAATTACGGGACGGCAGCCTGAAGAACTTAAGGTTGCCACACAGAATTTTAATTCTATAGTTGCCGAGAATATAATGAAAAGTGCACAAATTCAACCAAAGGAAGGGAAATTCAATTTTGAACTTGCAGATAAATTTGTGAAGCTCGGCGAAGAAAACGATATGCATATTCACGGACATACCCTAATATGGCACTCCCAGGCTCCCGATTGGTTTTTTACCGGTAAAGATGGGAATACGGTTTCAGAAGAAGTGCTTATTCAAAGAATAAGAGATCATATTCATACAGTTGTGGGTAGGTACAAAGGGAGAGTTCACTCTTGGGATGTGGTCAATGAGGCTATTGAAGACGATGGGAGTTATAGAGATAGTAAGTTCTATCAAATATTAGGTGAAGATTTTATCAAATTGGCATTTGAATTTGCGCATGAAGCCGATCCAGAAGCCAAGCTTTATTACAATGATTATTCTATGGCGGTACCGGAAAAACGCCGCGGAGTAGTGCGAATGGTAGAAAGGCTTAAAAATGATAATGTTCAAATCGATGGGATTGGAATGCAGGGGCATATTGGATTAAAGCATCCTGATATTATGGAGTTTGAAAAAAGTCTGGAAGCTTATGGAAATCTAGTAAAAGTGATGATCACAGAATTAGACCTTAGTGTTTTACCTTCACCGTGGGGAGATGCAGGAGCAGAAATTTCTGATAATTATGAGTACGATGATAAAATGAATCCTTTCCCAGATGAGCTACCAGCTTATGTTGAGAAACAGTTTACGAAAAGGTATGTAGAATTTTTTGAATTATTCCTGAAACATCATGATAAAATTGAAAGAGTTACTCTTTGGGGAGTAAACGATGGAAATTCATGGAAAAACAATTGGCCGGTAAGAGGAAGGATCGATTATCCGTTGCTATTTGATCGTAAAAACCAGGCTAAGCCTGTGGTAAATGAGCTTATAACTTTGGCTGAGGTAAAGTAA